CCTGGGTGCGCGCCGGCCGCGCCACGCTGCAGGACGTGCGCGCCCAGGCCGACTACGACGGCTGGTACCACAACCAGTTCCTCGTCGTCAACGACTGCCTCCACCGGTACCGCCACGCCGCCAGGTGGACCTTCTTCTTCGACGTCGACGAGTACATCTTCCTGCCCGACGGCCGGACGCTCGACGGCGTGCTCGCCGAGCTCGACCCCTACACGCAGTTCACCATCGAGCAGAACCCCATGTCGAGCAGGCTGTGCGCGCGGGGCGCCAACGATTCCGAGGCCGACTACTCCAAGTAGGTGACCGTTTCCTGCACAGAGTTTGTTTAGCTTAGTGGACAAATGTTACTCCTTTTTCGCAAACCAAAATTGCTGCATCGTTTGAATTTGGCATGTTGATGTGACATTTTTTGCACTGGAATTACCCAATTAGGAACTTTCATGTGTCATTTTCCATCGACTAAAAGTGCCCATTTGGTCATAATGTTGCTTCTAAAGATTCCGAATTCGTGGTATATCTGAAATGTACCACGAATTTGAGTGTTCTTGGTTTTCATTTTCCATGCAGTCCTAGTTGTGTTACTTGTTTTACATTTGTCAAAATGCATGGTGTATATGTGAAAGACTGACTCCTCTTGCTCACCATTTTTGCAGACAATGGGGGTTTGAGAAGCTGGTGTTCCGGAATTCGATCACCGGGGTGAGGCGCGACAGGAAGTACGCGATCCAGGCCAAGAACGCATACGCCACGGGCGTGCACATGTCCGAGAACGTTATCGGCAACACCACTCACAAGACGGAGCACCTCATCCGGTACTACCACTACCACAACACCATCAACGTTCCCGGCGAGTTATGCCGCGAGCTTGTGCCGGTGCCGCCGAAAGGTGGCGTGATGTGGTCCGAGAAGACGCCCTGGTACCACGACGACAGCATGAAGCGCCTCGCGAACGCGGTGCGGGAGTTCGAGAAGAGAACCATTGGCAATGTGGGTGTGTGAATATGGCATGAGCATGACAAAACATCAGAGAACGGACTGGTGTATAGCATTCCTGTTGGCCGTCCATGAAGCTTGGCAGGGGCATCCCTCATGTTGTGAATGTGAACCTAACAAACAGCTCATGATTTGGAGCTTGTGAGGTGATAGAGATGGGAGGAAAGCGAAACCGCAACCCGGACGGCATGGCAGATTGTGTGCTACTGCAACAACCCTGGTGTCAATCTGCAAAGGTGAGAATTTTGTATAGAGAAGATAGACATCCTCATCCGTGTAAATCTCATTGTTGAATTGTTCTCAGTCATAATTCATTGCATTCCATTCGCTTAAAGCACCAAGTTGATGATAGCTTCGTTCatcgatgatgatgatgatgcatttCTAAGATTAGATTGTTGCACCTTGCGGCTTCCTTTGTTGACTATATATGCCGCGACAGTATAAACTGTTCTAGCAGCCCCAAATTTTGTTGGATCGCCAAGTTCATGCTTAATGCTTACCAGCTGAATAAATCGGCCGTTTTGTCGCCGGATATTGGAAAAATTCGTGTTGCAGGGGTGTGAAAGGTGATGGAGATCAGCATGGCTCTGAAATTTCTTGCGCCAAACTCCTAAAGTCACCAAGCAGTGCCATGAATTCTGTAGCTAGAAAGGCAAAGGGAAGGAAGGCAGGGGAGCGTGATGAGATGAGATGGGCACGGCTGCATGGTTGCATGATTGGGGAAGGGGTGGCCTGGCTGACAAGTGCAGCGCTGCACGCAGCGGCGCGAGGACCATCGCGATTCGCACCAAGCTGGCATGCTTCCTAGAGTATAGTCGTGCCACACCCCCGACCACATCTGGAGTGCTCCCCGTGCCGGCCGATCTGCAAAAATCGGTCCGCAAAAGGCGACGGGGCCATGGAGGAAGGGAGATAGCACAGACCAACGCGGTCAACCGGCAAGAACAGAGCCGCAGAGTTTTAACGCCGGCGTCGTCGCATCAAGTAAAAGAAAATCCTATTGGGCGGTGACCACCCGCATCAAGTAAAAGAAAATCCTACGGTCTAGCATCCAAGACGTGGGCTGTTCTGTGATGCGTTCTTGTCCACTTCACCATGCCTGAAGCCCTGAACGAGCGAGTCATTCTGTCTGTCATATGTGTGGGACTGCTACTACATGTGGGATTGTGCAATTAGCTCACGTGCCCGGAGCCGCTGAGGAACTTCAGAAACTGCATCCGGTGCTTCTGACCTCGGTTTGCACCATCTGGGAGTGTTAAAGACTTTCCGAACATATTTTGTTTGAGGTCAGAGACACATCGTGTATTTACCGGCGATACAGTGTTCAACTGCGAAAACCAAATTCAAAACAAAAACGCGCAGTAGAAGCACCAACCGCCTGAGCGCAAAACCGACTTGTCCTGGCATCCCCGTTTGCGTCCGCGTGCACTGCCGACCGCCGATTGCCGATTGCCGACGGCCTGTGTGATCCGGTCACCGAGTTCGGCCTTCAGGTACACGTGCCCATGAGTCCAAGCCAGAAACATCATCAACTCGGTGACTGAATCATGAACTCGAGCGCAGAACGCCGATGTCAGATAGGTCTAAATTTTCGTCGTCATTAGCTGATACACGTAGGCATAGAGATAGCATTGCAGACAAGTACGTACGTGGTTAGCGCATACGGCTTTGGCTTGGACACCTGGATCGGTGCAACAGCAAGAAGGGTTAGTTTTGGGTTGGGATGCCTGCGACGTCCCTTTGTTGGCAATTGCGGGTAAAAACTAAAAAGGTTGCTCTGACGGGCATCCTGTTGTGTTATATATCAGGCGCCCATTTTCTCACCTTTTTCTCCTAAGAGGCTAAGCTCGTGATGCACTCATGTTTAACCCCCGCAACAACAATAAAAGCTCATGATGTTTCAAGATCAACAAGGAACAAACTAAGCTCGTGATGTTTAATATAAAAGGAAAAGGTAAGCTCATGCTACAAATGGGCTTAAACTTTCCGAGTGTTGGGCCTTCACGTTATTGCCATCCGTTTTCTTTTGTATGGTACAATGGACCATGTAGCATCACAGCCAACAAAGCTGAGATGCACCTTTTTGGCAACGCATTTGCCTAAAACTTTTGGGATTGATATGTTCGCTCATTAGACGGGTTTTTGTGCGTAGTTGTACTCATTGGTCAGCAGCGCACACATTTTTACCTCATGTGCCTCATCAAGACATAACAGCGTTTCTATAATAGACGCCATATCTATTGATAACATCGCGTTAACGGTAGATGACACATATGTCTAGCGACTTTGTTGGTTACCAAGCTTAGAGAATCTACTCTCCAATATATGTCTTTTTTTTAATAAATACGCGTGGTTGTGCGTTTGTTAGATGCTTCTCGACACAATATAGCGTGTGACTAAAAATGAATGAACGGAAAAGCTCAACAGCGGACAAAAAAGGACATAAATGAACACACATAAAGGGAACACAAGCTTTCGCCAAATTTCATAGGCATAAAGTCATGTCTTTTAGGACAAAGGAGATGAATGATGCTTTTACCAGTGCGCTTTGCGCCATAAATTCGCAGTCACAACTAATCCAATAAGCTAGGAGATGAGTGTTACTTTCGCCGAGTCTAAAAAGTCATGCCGATGCTTGTCAAAGAATAGTGTGGTCTTCTGTGACGTCGTCCTTGAGATTTCTCGTGTGTTCTTCTTTGTGCACACTTTTTAAAGTTCATTTCAGATGAGGCCAAAAGAATTAATACCGACAAATTAAGTTACAACAAAAATCAAATGGATGGTCGAAACGTGGCCCAAACAAAGCAACCATAACAACAAGtaaatgaaaaatgaaaaaaatctACAACATCGCCAACTACAAAGCCACGCCCAACTAGTGAAGTCAAGACCTAGTACATTCACCTTGCCGATCAGACTGCTAGTTTCAAGATAACGCCTTCAAGGAGATGTTCAATGTACACCGACATGTCGGAACCAACCTAGTGAAGATCAGACCGGAACAAAAGTTGCTGATCTTATAGATCCAATCAACAATTGTTGGGATGAAGATTTGGTAAGACAAACGTTATGGCCAATTTGATGTCCAGAGGGTGCTTACGAccccccctccccacgtataacATGTCGGATTTCATAGCTTGGAGTTTTACAAAGAATGGACTGTTCACGATTCGTTCTGCTTATCTGGAGGAATGGAAAACGCAACATGGGAGGAAATTGCAACACTCAGATGGCATGAAAGGAATAAATGTCAATACTATTTGGAGCAAGATTTGGAAATTATCTTGTCCAGCAAAAGTGAAGATCTTTATTTGGCGACCATACATGGACCCTCCTGTGTCGTGTTACACTTGCTAATAGACATATGAAAGTTTCGCCCACCTGCCCATCATGTTCGAACGGGCATGACGATACTAAACACTTATTATTTTTGTGTCAAAAGGCAAAAAAGGTGTGGGAGAAACTGGGATTGCACAAAGCCATTAAAAATGCTTGCCCGGTCGATCGTGCGGGAGAGGCAGTACTCGAATTTCTACTTCTTATGCCAGAACACGAGCTATCTACAATGGGCATACAGAATGTTCGCGAACTGATCGCTATATTAGCCTAGTATTTATGATGGGAAAGACGTTCGCTAGTCCATCAGGGGAAGACCCAAGATGCATATCAAATTTTGGGAGTCCGTGCTATAACAACAAACTATGTTATTGTCCAATCCTCCAAGGCAACAAATAGAATAGAGGGATGGACGAGACCCCCTCTAGGTTTTGTGAAATTAATTGTCGATGCTTCTTTCGATCAAGACATGCTTAGAGGCACATCGGGAGCTGTACTTAGAGATGATAAATGAAGATTTATTGTTGGAGGGAATTGGAAGATGGATTGGTGTGCAGATGTTTTAACAGCGGAAGCCATGGCACTACGTTTTGGCTTATTACTTGCACAAAAGGCGGGAAGCAACCGACTTGTTGTTAACTCCGACAATATGAAAGtaattgacgcgatgaagaatGGAGGACATACAGCAGGAGCGGTGGTAGCTGTGTTTGATGATTGTTATTTTATGGTTTGTGATTTTCTGTTAGTTAGATTTGAACATTGTAATAGGAAGAAAAATAAAGTAGCTCATGAATTTGCTAGAGTAGCTAAATTTTCTGAGACAAGGGATTGATTTGAGGAACCTATGAACGATATTGTAAATTTTTTTATAAACGATGTAACCATTATTACTAATAAATAAAGATGATGTTTTACTTCAAAAAAAAAAGATCATACCGGGACTTTTTACTA
The Triticum urartu cultivar G1812 unplaced genomic scaffold, Tu2.1 TuUngrouped_contig_4505, whole genome shotgun sequence genome window above contains:
- the LOC125527926 gene encoding galactan beta-1,4-galactosyltransferase GALS1-like — protein: VRAGRATLQDVRAQADYDGWYHNQFLVVNDCLHRYRHAARWTFFFDVDEYIFLPDGRTLDGVLAELDPYTQFTIEQNPMSSRLCARGANDSEADYSKQWGFEKLVFRNSITGVRRDRKYAIQAKNAYATGVHMSENVIGNTTHKTEHLIRYYHYHNTINVPGELCRELVPVPPKGGVMWSEKTPWYHDDSMKRLANAVREFEKRTIGNVGV